The Acidimicrobiales bacterium region CCGACGGCATGCTCGACGCGCGGTCGGGCGGCCCCGACGGCATGCTCGACGCGCGGTCGGGCGGCCCCGACGGCATGCTCGACGCGCGGTCGGGCGGCCTCGACGGCATGCTCGACGCGCGGTCGGGCGGCCTCGACGGCATGCTCGACGCGCGGTCGGGCGGCCCCGACGGCATGCTCGACGCGGGGTCGGGCGGCCCCGACCGCCTGCTCGACGCGGGGTCGGGCAGCCTGGGCAGCCTGCTCGACGCGCGGCCGGGCAGCCTGGGCAGCCTGCTCGACGCGGGGCCGGGCCGCCTCTGTCGCCTGGGCCAGGGCCTCCAGAGCCTGCTCGAGGGCCGGAGCTGCAGGGACCGTCAGCCCCGCGACCCGCCGGGGAGCCGGGGCCCGCCGTCGGTGACGGCGGTCGATCGCCAGGCCGAGCACCGCTCCGGTGCCGGCCAGCAGTCCTCCCATCCGGGTTGCACGGCCGACTGCCATATCCACCGTGTCGTCGCGCCGGTAGGACCAGACGACGCTCAGTACGACGCCTGTCGTACCGCCGATGACTGCGCCCTTCCAGACCGTCCCGCTCATGCCGCTGCTGCCAGAGACCCCGGCCTCAGGAGGCGGCCCGACGAGGCCGGTCGACCTTGTCGCGGTCGCTGCGAGGCACGAGGGTGGGATTCACCCGGTCCAGCACCACCGACCGGTCGATCACGCACTTGCCGATGTCCGTGCGGCTGGGCAGGTCGTACATGACCTCGAGCAGCACCTCCTCGAGGATGGCCCGCAGGCCCCGGGCGCCGGTGCCTCTCAGCAGGGCCTGCTCGGCGACCGCCTCCAGGGCGTCCTCGCCCAGCTCCAGCTCCACCTGGTCGAGGTCGAAGACCCGACGGTACTGCTTGACGAGGGCGTTCTTGGGCTCGACCAGAATCCGCACCAGCGCCGTCTTGTCCAAGCTCGAGACGGCCCCGATCACCGGAAGCCGGCCCACGAACTCCGGGATGAGCCCGAACTTGAGCAGATCCTGGGGAAGCACATGGCGGAGGAGCTCACCATCGTCCTTCTCACCAGTGCGGTTCACCTCGGCCCGGAACCCGATTCCCTTGCGACCGATGCGAGCCTCGATGATCTTCTCGAGCCCGGCGAAGGCGCCACCGTTGATGAACAGGATGTTGGTCGTGTCGATCTGGATGAACTCCTGATGGGGATGCTTACGCCCGCCCTGCGGAGGAACCGACGCCGTCGTGCCCTCCAGGATCTTGAGGAGAGCCTGCTGCACACCCTCACCGGAGACGTCGCGGGTGATCGACGGGTTCTCGCTCTTGCGGGCGATCTTGTCGATCTCGTCGATGTAGATGATGCCCGTCTCGGCCTTCTTGACGTCGTAGTCGGCGGCCTGGATGAGCTTGAGCAGGATGTTCTCGACGTCCTCGCCCACATAGCCGGCCTCGGTGAGGGCCGTGGCGTCGGCGATGGCGAAGGGGACGTTGAGCATGCGGGCCAGGGTCTGAGCCAGCAGCGTCTTGCCACAGCCGGTCGGGCCGAGCAGCAGGATGTTGGACTTGGACAGCTCCACGTCGGCGTCGTGGTAGGCGCCGGACTGGACTCGCTTGTAGTGGTTGTAGACGGCGACCGACAGGATCTTCTTGGCGTAGTCCTGACCGATCACGTAGTCGTTCAGGAAGTCGAAGATCTCACGAGGCTTGGGCAGCTCGTCGAATCGCATCTCGGAGGACTCCGCCAGCTCCTCCTCGATGATGTCGTTGCAGAGATCGATGCACTCGTCGCAGATATACACGCCGGGACCGGCGATCAGCTTCTTCACCTGCTTCTGCGACTTGCCGCAGAAGCTGCACTTCACCAGATCTCCGCCGTCTCCGAACTTCGCCACGTTCCCCCCTTTGCTACGCCACGCCTGCGGCTTGCGGGACACCTGCCAGCTCTCGAGTCGTGATCACCTCGTCGATGATGCCGTACTCCTGCGACTCTGCCGCGCTCATGATGAAGTCGCGGTCGGTGTCCTTCTGGATCTTGTCGATGGGCTGGCCCGTGTCCTGGGCCAGCATCTGGTTCAGGAGATCTCTCATGCGCAGGATCTCCTTTGCCTGCAGCTCGATGTCCGTCGCCTGCCCGGCGGCCCCCCCATAGGGCTGGTGGATCAGGATCCGGGCGTGCGGGAGGGCGAAGCGCTTCCCCTTCGTGCCCGCGGCCAGCAGGACCGCCGCCGCCGAGGCGGCCTGCCCATAGCAGAACGTCGACTTGGCCGGCTTCACGAACTTCATGGTGTCGTAGATGGCGAACAGGGCGGTGATGTCGCCCCCCGGCGAGTTGATGTAGAGGTTGATGTCCTTGTCGGGGTCCTCGTACTCGAGGAACAGCAGCTGGGCGCAGACCAGGTTGGCCACCGCGTCGTCGATCGGCGTGCCCAGGATGATGATCCGCTCCCGGAGCAGCCGCGAGTAGAGGTCGTACGCCCGCTCTCCGCGGTTGGACGACTCGATGACGGTCGGAACGAGGTAATCGTAGGCGGGCTGCATCATTCTGAGGTCTCCACGCTACTCGGCTCGCCGGAGCCGCCCCGACCGCTGGCGTCGCCAGCAGCCTCGGGCGTGTCGTCCGGGGATGGTTCGGACGGGGACGGGAAGAGTAGGGCGCGGTCAATCGACTTGCCCTCCTCGTCAACCAGCTCGACGTGGTCGACCAGCCAGCTGAAGGCCTTGCCCTTCCGGATATCAGAGCGTAGCTCGGGCATGCGCTCCGCCCGCTCGAGCTGGCTGAGCACCTGGTCCGGCTTCTGGCCCAGGCGCTCTGAGAGGCTGGCGATCTCACCGTCGACGTCTGCGTCGTCGATCTCGATCGACTCGGCGTCGGCGAGGGCTCTGAGAGCCAGGTCCGCCCGCACCGCCTGCTCCGACGCCTGCCGGAGCTCGGCGACCAGCTGGTCCTGGTCCATGCCCGTGGCCTGCAGGTACTGCGCCAAATCGGCCCCCTGGGCCTCCAGCCGGTGGGAGAGGTCGTGCAGTCGCCGTTCCATCTCCTGCTCGATGAGGACCTCGGGCATGTCCTCGTCGACCAGCTCCGACAGGGCCTGGACCGCCTGCTCCCGGAGACCCATCTGGGCCTGCATCCGCTTGAGCTCGGCCAGCCGGTGCCGGGTGTCGTCGCGCAGCTCCTGGACGGTCTCGAACTCCGACGCGTCCGAGGCCCAATCGTCGGTGACCTCGGGGAGAACCTTCTCCTTGACCTCCTTCACCAGGACCTGGAAGCTGATATCCCCATCGTCGACAGTGGCGTTGAAGCGGAAGATGTCCCCCGCCTTGGCTCCTCGGAGCTGCTCGTCCAGCTCCGGGACGATCGAGCCGCTCCCGACCTCGTAGAGCAGGTCGTCGGTGGTGAGCGGCTCAATGGTCTCGTCGTGGCGATAGCCCTTGATGTCGATAGTCAGATGGTCACCGTCGCGGGCAGGTCGGGACACGGTCGTCAGCTCCCCGAACTGCTCGCGGAGGCGGTCCACCTGCTGGTCGACGTCCTCATCGGTGACGGCGAACGGCGTCAGGGTCACCCGCAGTCCCTGATAGCCCGGGATGGTCACCACCGGCCGCACGGGCACGACGGCGTCGAAGACGACCGGACCTGACTCCTGTCCCGCCGTGATCTCGATCTCGGGGGCGGCGATGGCGTCGACCTCGGCGTCCTCCAGCGCCTGGGCGTAGAAGTCGGGCAGCGACTCCCGGAACGCCTCCTGGCGCAGCGCACCGGTCCCCAGCCGGGCCTCGAGTAGCCGGCGCGGCACCTTCCCCGGACGGAACCCCGGCACCCTGACCTCACGAGCCATCTTGCGGAAGGCGTCGTTCAGCGCCCTCTCGAACTCCGCTTCGTCTACCTCGACCGAGAGCTTGACCTTGTTGTCCTCGAGGGACTGCGCCGTAGCTCGCATACAGGAGACCGAGTCTACCGGGCCGACCCCGGACCTCCGGACGACGACCCGCCTCGGTCGTCCCGGCTGTCCTCGTTCAGCTGCTGGCAGGGGCTGCCCTGGCCCCCGACCGCGGAGGGGCGGCGTCACGCCCGGCGTGGACGACGGCGAGGAAGTCAGCCACGCCGGCAACGACATGAGCCGTGCGGATGGACGGAAAGATCTCGAAGGCGTGCTGGGCTCCGGGCAGCTCCGCGTACACCACGGCAGCCGGGGAGGATCGCCGTAGAAGCTCGACGAAACCACGAGCCTCCCGGACCGGAACGAGGCTGTCGTTGGACCCGTGGACAACGAAGAACGGAGGCGCACCGCCGTTGATCCGGTTGATCGGCGATGCTCGCTCGTACGCCGTCCGGGAGCGGGCGAGGCTCTCCTTCATGACTTTCTTCTCGAGCAGCCGGCCCAGCCCCCGGCCCCGAAGCCCGTCCCGATTGGTGAAGTCGTACACGCCGTAGAACGGTACGCAGGCGGCCACGGAGGTGTCGGCGGCCTCGAAGCCCGGTTGGTACTCGGGTGCTCCCGGGGTGAGGGCCACCAGCGAGGCGAGGTGACCCCCGGCCGACCCGCCGCCGACGGCGACGAAGTCGGGATCTCCCCCGTAGCCAGCGATGTGCCCCCGCACCCAGGTGAGCGCCCGCTTGCAGTCGACCAGGTGCTCAGGAAACGCGACCTTCGGGCTCAGGCCGTAGTTGGCGGTCACGCACACCCAGCCCCGGCTGGCGAGGTAGTCCATGAGGGGCAGACCCTGCTCCCGCTTGTCCCCGAAGACCCACGCCCCACCGTGGAGATAGAGGAACACCGGGGCGCGGGCCACCGGCCGCTTGGGGCGGTAGATGTCGAGACGGTGCCGTCGGGCAGCGTCCTCCCAGTAGTCGATGTCCCGCAGTCGCTCCACGGCCCGGCCGGGCCGTGGGGCAGGGACCACCAGCGCAAGGTGAGCTCGCTTGGTGTCCTCGGCGCTGGCGAGGGCCGGATCCCTCCGATCCGACCATCCCTCGCCGAGACCGTCGTCGAGCGCCTCGTCGACGACGTGCCCAGCCCGGCCCGCCTGCACGGCCAGAATGACGAGCCCACACCACGACGCCACCGCGATCCCGAGGCCCGCCCAGCCAGGCCAGCCGCGAAAGGCGCCGAAGACGCCGAACACGACCGTCGCCCCCAGCTGCCAGGCCATGTGGTGCAGGGGGAGCTCGGAGGTCAGCCAGCCGGCGAAGAAGCTCGGCACGGTGAACGGCTCGATCTTCACTGACCGGAAGGCGTTGGCCGTGAAGCAGGCGCCGACGAGGGTGACGGCGAGGAATGCCCAGGGCATCGACCCATCGTGGCCCAGCGCCTCCCCTGCGGGAAAGTCGCCGCCGCGGGCTGCCCCTACCCGCCCGGGGTCCCGAGGGGATCGAGCAGCTCGCACCGACCTGCCGGCGGCGACTGCGCCATCGGAGACTCCTAGCCCGCGTCCAGCTCTTCCAGCCGCTTGGCCACGTCCTCCGCCGTGGCTGGACGGTCTCCAGGGTCCGGGGCGAGGCAGGAGCTCACCAGCTCGGCCTCAGCGGTCGACAATGAGGGGTCCAGGACGGGCGTGGCGACGAGCACCCGGCGGAGCGCCAGCAGCGGATCGTCGCTCGGCAGATCGCCGTACACGCCGCGACCCGTAAGGGCGCGGTGTGTAACCACCCCGAGCGACCAGATGTCTGTTGCCCGCGACGCGCGGCCCCCGCGGATCAGGTCCGGGTCGATGAACTCCACGGAGTCGATCGGACCCATGCCGGTAACGGTCAGCCCGGGAGTGAGGAGCTGGGCCATGCCGAGATCGGAGAGCTTCGCTCCGCCCCCGTGCAGCTCGATGTTGTCGGGTTTGATGTCGCGGTGGGCGACGCCGACTTCGTGAAGGGCGTGTGCGGCGCGGGCTGCATCGACGACGGCGTGGAGCGCTTCGCGTCGATCGACGGGTCTCGACGGCGATGCCAACGATCCCATGGGGAAGTACTCCATGGCGTAAAAGAAGCTGTTGCCGTCTTGACCGGCATCGAAGAGCGTGACCAGGTAGGGGGATTCGATTGAAGCGAAGACGCGAAGCTCGCGGGTGGCACGCCGGAAGCCGTCGTTCGAGGTGGCCCCGTCGAGCACCTTCACCACCACGAGCTCCACGTCAAGCTGCAGCCGGGCTGGCGTCTCGGCCAGGTAGAAGTTGCCGTGGTTCCCCACGCCCAACCAGCGGACGAACCTGTAGTCCGCGATCTCCTCAATCTCAGCCTGCTGCACCTGGCCATCCATCGGTCAACCGGTCACCTCCTCTCGGTCGTCTGAGCCGTCTCAGCGCTGACCCTGAGCTGCGAACACGAACGTGCGATTGCCCAGCCGAACCTCGGTGTCGGGGACGATCGCCATGGGGACCCCCGGTGTCAACGGGCGCCAGGCGGACTCTCGGGGACGGCGGACGGCGGTACCGTTCGACGACCTCAGGTCGACGAGCTCGACCTTATCCCCGTGGACGGCGATTCTGAGGTGGAGACGTGACACCGATCGCTCGTTGTCGGTGATGACGAGAGGCTGGGCTTCTCCCGAGGTCACACGCGAGTCGCTCTCGGGCTCGCGGCCGACGACAACCTCGCCATCGAGGCTGAAGGTGGTGCCATCGTCGAACAGGAGCAGACCGAGTGGAGGGGCGACCGCGGGCTGGTCGGCCGGCGGCTCACCACCGATCGGAAGAGGCGCCCTCGGTTCGTCCAGCGCCACGCCCCGCAGGGCGATCGTCCGGAACGCACCCGAGCCTTCCTCGGGCGCCGGCATGGCACCTGGCGACGCCGACGCCAGCATTTCCTCCCGAATCTCTTCGATGCCCTCTTCGGCTCCGCCCTCGATCGTGGTCTTTGCTGCGGAAGCCCGTCCTGGTACCTCCACGACATCGTTTCGCTCGGTGGCCACGCGCTCGCGGCTTGCCAGAAGCAGGCTGCCCGCCGAGACGATGCCTGCTCGGAGGTCGAGACGCTCGTCGAGGTCGGCGAGATCCGCCCCCTCAGGAGCGACCGCGACGGAGTCGATCGGCTCGTCGACGATCCGATCGACCCACGTGGCGACGTGCCGTCCCGAGACGGTCTCCTCGCCCGTCGATCTCTTCACGGCCACGTCGATGTCGCCGTGCACGAACACCGCGAGACCATCCTCCGCCGCGGCCAGGGCGACGAAGGTCGGTACACCGACGGGATCCTCGTCGGCCAGAAGACTGGCCAGCTGGCGACACAGCAGGCGGCCCGTGGCTCGCTGCTCCCCGCCACGCTCGACCACGTCGAGTATCCGGTCGAGCACGGCACGCTGCCGCTGCTGCCACGCCGGGACCATGGCGGCGACACTGCCGAAACGGGCGGCCACGCCATCGCCAGGACCGATCCGGCAGCCGTAGTGATCCAGGCTGGCCATGCACACCGACCCCCCTGACCGAGCTTCGTCGGCCGAAGAGCCGAGGATACCGCGGCAGTCGCGTCCCTGGTCGGGCGCCCAACTCCCGAGTGAGTCCGGCTGATAGCGTCGCCGAGCGTGGGTGAGCGTCTCTGCCTCTTGACCGTTCATGCGCACCCAGATGACGAGGCATCGAAGGGGGCGGGAACAGTCGCGCGGTATCACGCCGAGGGCGTGCATACCGTGCTTGTCTGCTGCACCGGCGGTGAGGAAGGCAGCATCCTCAACCCGGCCATGGACCGCCCGGGGGTACAGGCGCGGCTGCCCGAGCTCCGCCTGGAGGAGCTGGCCAGATCAGTGGAGATCATCGGCTACGACGAGGTCGTGATGCTGGGCTATCGCGACTCCGGCATGCCGGGGGCGGCCAGCAACCAGCACCCCAAAGCATTCGTCGGGACCCCGCTGGAGGAGACGGTGGGACGTCTCGTCGCCGAGATACGCCGGACCCACCCGCAGGTGGTCGTCACGTACCACGAGGACCAGAGCGGATATCCCCACCCCGACCACTTGCGGGTCCACGACATCAGCGTGGCGGCCTTCGACGCCGCCGGGGACGCCGCGGCCTACCCCGAGACGGGACCTGCGTGGCAGCCTCTCAAGCTCTATTACACCGTCTGGTCCAGGGCGCAGATGACGGCCATCCACGACCGATTTGTGGAGCTGAAGTTGGAGTCGCCTTTTGGAGACGCCTGGATGGACGGGCCGGACAAGGACTCCGACATCACCACGCACGTCGACATCTCCGAGTACGCCACGGTGCGCCCCCGCGCGCTCCTGGCCCATGCGACGCAGTTCAGGTACCCGCGGGGCATCGTGGCCGCAGCGGTGCTCGGCGATCCGACGTCACCGATCTGGTTCGGGCTGAAGCCCGACGTGACCAGGGTGCACGCCCACGACGACTACGTGCTCGCTCGGAGCCTGGTTGGCAGCGCTGACGCCGAGGACGATCTCTTCGCCGGCATCCGGGACCGGGTCACGCCCTAGGCCGCGGCTCTGTCATAACGAGGATCGGGGCCACGGGTGCAAGCGAGCGAGCATGTCCCCGTCGCGTACTCTTGGCTTCGATGCGGCTCCCGACCAACGCGTGTGCGAGCGTGGGCCGCGGGTGTCCTTTGGAGTGAACCTATAAAGTCCCGGATCATCGGCTAAATCCACACCGGGGAGTGGCGCAGTGGTAGCGCACCTGCTTTGGGGGCAGGCGGTCGGGGGTTCGAATCCCCCCTCCCCGACAGACCCCCTCCCCGACCGGCGGACGAGGTCGGCGGCCTCAGGTCTCGAGCAGCGCCATCCGCAGACCGCTCGCGGCGCTGGCCACTCCCAACGAGTCTGCGTAGGCCTCGAACGAGCCGTGGTCCGACCGGAAACGCTTGAGGAAGAGCTCCATCGTCTCGGGTTCGGCGGCGACGATCGCGGCCGAGCTGCGCTCCAGCTCATCCTTGGAGTCGGGATACTCGGTGTGGATCCACTCGAGAAAGCGAACCATGGCTCCGCTGCTCAGGCTGTAGTCGACCACGATCACCTCGTCGGGTACCCCGAGCAGCCCGAGCAGCATTGCGGACAGGATGCCGGTCCTGTCCTTGCCCGCGGCGCAATGGAACACGGCCGGGTAGGTCGAGGGGTCGGCGAGAACTGCCAACGCGGCTGCGACTGCTCCGCTCGCCTGCTCCAACATCTCTGCGTAGCGACGGGCCACATACGACGGTTCCACCCAGGTCGGGAGCTCCTCACGGTCCGGCAGCACGTCCATCATCGGCACGTGGTGGTAGGCGAGGCCTGGGGCAGGCCATTCGATTCGACCGCGCTCGGTCAGCTCGTCACCGCTCCGAAGGTCGATGACCGTGCGTAGGCCCAACTCGCCAAGGTCCCGACGATCGGCATCGGTGAGGCGGTGCAGCCCGTCGGCCCGGAACAGCCGACCCCACCGGATCGTCCGACCGCCCGCGGAGGCATACCCGCCGAGGTCGCGAAAGTTGAAGCAACCTTGCAGTCCGACGAATCGCTCATCGCTCGTGGCAGACCCGACCATGCCCGGAGGTTATCGGCGGCGAATGTCTCCCTCGTGTCCGCCAGGTGAACAAGCGCCGGCCAGCCTGGCGGCGAGGCATCGCGGGCCCCGCCGCCGCCTCCACTAACCTGCCGGTCGGCGCCGAACCCCGACCGCGGATTCGCTCCTCGTCGATCGGTAGTGTGCACGTGTCCGCGGGTGTAGCTCAACGGTAGAGCCCCAGCCTTCCAAGCTGGTGACGGGGGTTCGATTCCCCTCACCCGCTCCAGCGAAAACGCCCCGTGACCAGGCAGAAGTGGCCCGGGCCGGTTGACGGTACGTGACAGTCCAGGGCGCGGGTTTTACGTCTTGCTGACTTACGGCTGACTCAACGGCAACGAACACGAGTTCAGCTCTTATGTGCTCTCCGGACTGATCCCTGACAGATCGTTCCGGACACATCCCTGACGTTCAGCAAGACATCCCTGACACCCACGAAGTGACGCCGCACCCTTGCCTCTGGACCCAGAGGGGGGAGGGTGATGGCGCTGAGGGTGATGTCGATGGCCGACATCCGACTGGAGGTCCTGCTCGAGGCAGCCCGCAGCGTCGAGACCGTGACCGAGGTGTCCCGACGCCATGGGATCTGCAGGAAGACCTACTACCGCTACCTGCGCCGCTATCGAGACTCCTTGGGTCGCATCCCTCGGAGGATCTCGTCGCATAGCCAGTAAGCGCCATGGTCGGCCCCGTGGGCAATAACGGTCCTGAACTCACGCAGCCCTTGACCGAGGCCTCATATGCGCTGGATGTTTGCCCGATCAGGCGAAGAGAGCGGCTTAGCCCCTTGCTGCTGAGTGCTTGGCTGATCAGAAGCAGCGCGTGGAGTCGGCCTGGATGCCGTGCTGCGTCTGCCGGTTGGCGTTGCAGGGCGCTTGGGCATTGTCGAGGAGCCCGAAGCCCGTGCCGGCCTGATAGTTACCCTTGACCGTGCCCGCCGGTAGGCCGAGCGCTGCCGCCTGGTCGGGGGTGAGGCCGAGCACGCTGGCCGCCGTGCCGGGCGGCACCTTGTCCCACGCGGCGCCGGCGAAGGGGCCGCCGTTGAAGTTGATGTACCACCAGTCGCCCTGGACGACCCAGATCGTCGGGCCGCCGGGGACCGCTGCCACCGGAGCCGAGGGCTGGGTTGGAGCCGGACGGCTGACGTTGACACAGTCGAGCGCGTAGGCGCTGGTTGCGCTTGCGCCGAGCATGCCAGCGCTGAGGGCCAGAGCAAAACCGACTTTGCGAAGCATGGGGAACGTAGGTCCTTTCGTGAACTCGCCGGACGATCGGCGTCCGGATCCCTCTTCGGATTCTGGGCAGTCGCCACTGTGCCGTCGAATCCTGACGATCGGCTGACCGGAGACTGACCGTCTTCTGACGGGCTACGACAACCTCTCACTCACGCCGCTGACCTCTCAGCCCACCACCAGCGCTGTCCCGCAGTGCCGGCAAGCCATGGCGCCGTGCCGCCGAGGCGGGTCAGGCGGTTGTGGCGGGAGGAGACGAGCCCAAGGTTCGGCTACCCCGCACAGGAATTGCGCTTCTGGTGGGGGTGATGTCGCGGCGCCTCGTTGCCCACCTGGGTATGAGTGCCGGAGCACGCCTGGGCCGAAGGGGGCGATGGGGCGGTTGCCGCAGGTACTGGCGAGGGAGCTGTTGCGACGGGCTTGGGGGGCACGGCCGGGATCGCTGACGCGGGCGGAATATTGGCGGGCGCCAATGTGCCCGCCTTCGCGGGGGGTGGGACTGACGTGGCCGGCAACGCCGGCGGCGGGGTACCACCCTTGGCTGAGGATGGCGATGTTCTGGGGCGGCCGTTGTCGGAGAGGCTGAGGATCAGAACAAAGAGGAGGATCAAAGCAACCAGGCCGGCCCCGACCCGCCGCCACTGCCGGGGGTTCAGCAGGCGCTCCACCGGCGCAATCACCCCGGAGAAAATCCGCCTCCAGGCCAATGAACCGATCACTCTCGCGGACGTTGAGCGCCACCGTCGGCCATGGACGAGGCGCCGTACTCGTGACATCTGCGTCGGTGGCACAGGCGGGAGGCGGGCGGTGTCGTCGAAGCCGGCCTCTTTCCCGAACAGGGCCGGGATCTGATCCGTCAACGGGTCTTGAAGGTCTTCAGCGGTCATGTTGCGAACTAACTCCGGCTCTCTTACTGATTCCACCTCCGAGTCCGAGACTCCTCCAGCACCCATTCCGGGATGGCGTTCTGTGGCTCGATAAGAGCACCGAGCCACCTGGCGGGTGGCGTGGCTTCGGCGCCGATGTCACACCGGGCCGGTACCGTCGTCTGAGAAGGGCCAGTGGGAGGAGAGGCCATGAGCTACCGCCAACGTCAGCAATGGGGATGCGGGACGTTCTTTGCTTTGGCCCTTATCCTCGGCGCCATCGTCGCCTACTGGTACATCGCTATACCCGTACTGGTAGTGCTCGTCATCGGCGCCATCACGATCGGGTCGGCCAAGCGCCGTCAACCGCAAAGGACCCCGACGCCAGCCCTTGAGCCAAGGGCCGAGAGTGGCCTCAGCCCCGCCTTGGAGGTGGAGCGACAAGAACTGTATGGCCGACTGGAGGCGATGTCGGCGAACCTCATGCGGCTGCGGTTCAGGTCTCGCTGCGACTACTGTGGGGCACCTCGGTGGCACCGGGCAGAGTTCTGTCGGTACTGCGGCCGATCCCTTCTCGTCGCGTAATCCTCCGGCGAAGTTGATTAGAGACCACGGGCTGGAGCGAGCGGCCGTCGGGCACAGAGGTAGTGACAATTCAGAAACTCCTTCGCAGACGGAGTGGCAACTCCAGGAGCAGTTGACCGCGCGCTGGGCAACGAACGGGATCACAACGCCCAGTGGTGAACGACCACAACTCGTCGCCTCCGAGGTGATGCCGCCGACATGGGAGGTGAACGACGCGCACGGCCATTGGGGAAGTCGGGCCTTGATGCCATCCCTTGAGGGTTCTCAGTACGGGTTCTCACTACCCGGAAGACGATGATCCAGACGGCTCACAGGTGTACGAGCGATCCGCCAAGCGGACCGCGTGGTAGAAGGTGTGTGTGTGCAGGAACAGCGCACCGCAATGACGTAACGCTGCCGAATATGCACTAGTTGTTTGGGTGGTGTGGGGCGAAGTGGGACTTGTCGGGCCCCCGGAGCTGCCGCTAACGCTGGTGCCGCCACCGCATGCACCAAGGATGAGGCCGCACAGAAATTGCGGCCGCCGCCATGATTCGCCGCATCGACTTAGCCTCCTGAAAGTCCGCCGTCTCTGGGCAATCCCGTCCGCCGTACTCAATTTCGGGCAAACCGCCACGCCACGACAGTCGCTGCGCGAGTGGCGCCGGTCCACGGCTCGTGTCGCTGGGACGCTCGTTCCGCTTGCGTCGGCGATAAGAGCATCGAGCCCGCCGTAGACGCGGCCAAAAAGGCCCTGTCTTAGTTCGCAGGCTGTTAGCCCCCCACGTCTTCCCTGCTCAGAGGCCCTTTCGGTGCGCCACCCGTCGCCTCCTTGAGTCAGGCAGAGAAGTGACCTTGGCGGCCTGGCCCAGACGCCGCTCGTCTCGCTCTGATCTTGACATGTGACTAATAAGTCACCTATCCTCCCTGGAGTGGACGAAGTGTTCCGGGCTCTCGCTGATCCCACCCGCCGGAGCCTTCTGGACGAGCTGTTCCGACAGGACGGGCAGACGTTGAGCGCCCTCGTTGAGCGTTTTTCGATGACGCGCTTCGGTGTGATGAAGCATCTGAAGCAACTCGAGGAGGCTGGCTTGATCGTCACCAAGAGGCGTGGTCGCGAGAAGCTTCACTTCCTGAACGCTGTCCCGATCCGGCTAATTCACGACCGGTGGGTGACGAAGTACGCCGAGCCCTGGGCGGCTGAGCTCAGCGGTCTCAAACACAGACTGGAGCATCCCGTGGAGAAGATTTTCGAGATCTACATCCGCACGACGCCGGAGCGCCTCTGGGAGGCGATCACCGATCCCGAGATCAGGAGCAAGTACAACTTCGGCACCCGAGTCATATCCGACTGGACACCTGGATCGCGCTTCGAGATGAGCCACGCGAACGCGCCGGCTCTCCTGGGCGAAGGCGAGAACCTCGTGGTCGAGCCCCCTCGCCGACTCGTCCAGAGCATGATTGCCCTCTGGGGCGATGACGTGAAGGCCGAGGGCACTTCGCGAGTCACCTGGGAGATCGAGCCCGTCGGCGACTCCTGCCGTCTGACCGTCACCCACGACCAGTTGCGCGATGACGCCAACGACCAGCTCTACGGTGGATGGCCGATGATCCTCTCCGGCCTGAAGACATGGCTCGAGACCGGAGAGTTGCTCACGACGCCGGGATCGCTCATGTACGGC contains the following coding sequences:
- a CDS encoding FHA domain-containing protein, which produces MASLDHYGCRIGPGDGVAARFGSVAAMVPAWQQRQRAVLDRILDVVERGGEQRATGRLLCRQLASLLADEDPVGVPTFVALAAAEDGLAVFVHGDIDVAVKRSTGEETVSGRHVATWVDRIVDEPIDSVAVAPEGADLADLDERLDLRAGIVSAGSLLLASRERVATERNDVVEVPGRASAAKTTIEGGAEEGIEEIREEMLASASPGAMPAPEEGSGAFRTIALRGVALDEPRAPLPIGGEPPADQPAVAPPLGLLLFDDGTTFSLDGEVVVGREPESDSRVTSGEAQPLVITDNERSVSRLHLRIAVHGDKVELVDLRSSNGTAVRRPRESAWRPLTPGVPMAIVPDTEVRLGNRTFVFAAQGQR
- a CDS encoding PIG-L family deacetylase, which gives rise to MGERLCLLTVHAHPDDEASKGAGTVARYHAEGVHTVLVCCTGGEEGSILNPAMDRPGVQARLPELRLEELARSVEIIGYDEVVMLGYRDSGMPGAASNQHPKAFVGTPLEETVGRLVAEIRRTHPQVVVTYHEDQSGYPHPDHLRVHDISVAAFDAAGDAAAYPETGPAWQPLKLYYTVWSRAQMTAIHDRFVELKLESPFGDAWMDGPDKDSDITTHVDISEYATVRPRALLAHATQFRYPRGIVAAAVLGDPTSPIWFGLKPDVTRVHAHDDYVLARSLVGSADAEDDLFAGIRDRVTP
- a CDS encoding tyrosine-protein phosphatase, whose protein sequence is MVGSATSDERFVGLQGCFNFRDLGGYASAGGRTIRWGRLFRADGLHRLTDADRRDLGELGLRTVIDLRSGDELTERGRIEWPAPGLAYHHVPMMDVLPDREELPTWVEPSYVARRYAEMLEQASGAVAAALAVLADPSTYPAVFHCAAGKDRTGILSAMLLGLLGVPDEVIVVDYSLSSGAMVRFLEWIHTEYPDSKDELERSSAAIVAAEPETMELFLKRFRSDHGSFEAYADSLGVASAASGLRMALLET
- a CDS encoding helix-turn-helix domain-containing protein, which translates into the protein MALRVMSMADIRLEVLLEAARSVETVTEVSRRHGICRKTYYRYLRRYRDSLGRIPRRISSHSQ
- a CDS encoding SRPBCC domain-containing protein; the protein is MDEVFRALADPTRRSLLDELFRQDGQTLSALVERFSMTRFGVMKHLKQLEEAGLIVTKRRGREKLHFLNAVPIRLIHDRWVTKYAEPWAAELSGLKHRLEHPVEKIFEIYIRTTPERLWEAITDPEIRSKYNFGTRVISDWTPGSRFEMSHANAPALLGEGENLVVEPPRRLVQSMIALWGDDVKAEGTSRVTWEIEPVGDSCRLTVTHDQLRDDANDQLYGGWPMILSGLKTWLETGELLTTPGSLMYG